Within the Polaribacter pectinis genome, the region AAAACTTAAAAAACTTGGGCATTAAGGCAACAACAATTCCTTCTGGAGTAAAACAAGATGAAATTATTACGCTTTTCGACAATATTAAATTCGGAAGCATAAAGTTCTTATATATTTCTCCAGAAAGATTACAATCTACTTTTATTCAACAAAAAATTAAGGAATTAAATGTAAATCTTGTTGCTATTGATGAAGCACATTGTATCTCTGAATGGGGACATGATTTTAGGCCATCATACAGAAATATAAAAGTTTTACGAGAGCTAATTCCAAATGTAAATTTTATTGCTTTAACAGCAACAGCTAACAAAAGAGTATTAAATGATATTGAAGAAAATTTAGATTTAAAAAATCCTCAAGTTTTCAAAAAATCGTTTTTAAGAGGTAATTTAGCGTATCAAATTTTTACGGTCGAAGATAAATTACAACGTTTACTACAAATCTTTACAAAAACTAAATCACCAGCAATTGTATATGTTAATTCAAGAAAAAAGACAATAGAAATTTCTAATTTTCTAAATGCTAATAATTTTAAGAGTGGTTTTTATAACGCAGGTTTATCTTCCATAGAAAAGAAAATTTCTTTTACTAATTGGATGACAGAAAAAACACCAATAATTGTTGCCACAAATGCTTTTGGAATGGGAATTGACAAACCAAACGTTGGTATTGTTGTTCATTATAATTTACCAACAAGTATCGAAAACTACGTTCAAGAAACAGGCAGAGCTGGCAGAAACAACAAAAAATCTTTTGCAGCACTTTTGCAAAATGAAAACGATATTTTATTATTTAAAAAACAAACCGAAAAATCGCTACCAAGTATTACAGATATTAAAGAAGTCCATAGAAAATTATATCAATATTTTAGAATTGCAAACGGAGAAATCTTCGAAGAATCATTTCCTTTTAATTTGTTAGAGTTTAGTAAAAAATATAATTTTTCTACTTTTAAAGTTGATGCAATTCTTAAAATTTTATCTAATAACGGAATTATTGAAATTAGTAATAATTACAACGAGAAATCTACATTACAATTTACAGCAACACATAAAAATGTACTTAACTATATTGATAAAAATAAGATTCTAAAAAACTTTACAAATTCAATTTTAAGAACGTATGGCGGGCTTTTTGAGCAAGAAATGAAAGTAAATGAATTTATAATTGCTAAAAAAACAGGAATAACCTCACAACAAGTTGTTACTAATTTAAAACGATTAGAAGAAGATGGTCTGTTAATTTATAAACCCATAATTTCTGATGTAGAAATCACTTTTTTAGTACCAAGAGAAGATGATAAAACTATCAATCGCTTTTCAAGAGAAATTGCGCAGTTAATTCATCAGAAAAAGAAAAAGGCTGCAGACTTTATTTCTTTTATTAAAAATGATAGTATTTGTAGAAGCATTCAAGTTTTAGGGTATTTTGATGAAAAAACTAATCATAAATGTGGAATTTGTGACGTTTGTCTTTCAGAAAGAAAAATCTCGAAAAAGAATATTTCATTTGCAATTTTAAAGCTTTTAGAAAATAATAAAAATTTATCTTCACAAGAAATTAGCTTAAATTTAGAAACAAACGAGCAAGACATTTTAATACATTTGCGATATTTGTTATCAGAAAATAAATTGATATTAAATCATCTAAATAAATACCAACTTAATAAATAATTATGAGAGATTTACGCATCGTTTTTATGGGAACTCCAGATTTTGCAGTTACTATTTTAAAACATCTAGTTGAAAACAATTATAATGTTGTTGGTGTAATTACTGCCACAGACAAACCTGCAGGAAGAGGAAGAAAACTAAATGAATCTGCAGTAAAAAAATATGCTACCTCGCAAAATCTTACCATTCTTCAACCTAAAAATTTAAAGAATGAAGAATTTCATCAAGAATTAAAAGATTTAAACGCTAATTTACAAATTGTTGTTGCTTTTAGAATGTTACCAAAAGCAGTTTGGCAAATGCCAGAATTTGGTACTTTTAATTTACACGCTTCTTTATTACCAGAATACAGAGGCGCTGCTCCAATTCATTGGTCTATTATAAATGGTGAAACAAAAACAGGCGCAACTACTTTTTTTATTGATGACAAAATAGATACTGGTGAAATTATTCTACAAGAGGAAGTTGCTATTTTAGAAACTGAAACTGTTGGAAATTTACATGATAAATTAATGTTTTTGGGAGCAGAATTGGTAGCAAAAACTGTAGACTATATTAAGTTAGGAAATGTAGACACGAAAAAACAACCTGAATTAGAAGAAAAATCTGCACCAAAATTGAATCCTGATAATTGTAAAATAGATTGGACGGATACTTTAGACAATATATATAATAAAATTCGTGGATTAAATCCATTTCCTGCAGCTTGGACTATCATCAAAAATGACGATGAAGATATTTCTGCAAAAATTTATGCAATAGAAAAAGAAGTTGAAGACCATAATTTTACAATAGGAAAAATTGTAACAACAAAAAAAACACTTAAAGTTGCTGTGGCTAAAGGTTTCATAAATATTGTAGAATTAAAACTTTCTGGAAAGAAAAAAATGGATGCCAAAAGTTTGCTAAATGGCTTTACTTTTTCATCTGAAGCAAAAATGATGTAACCCCTTTATTGGTAAGGTTTTTACTCTTTTTACTAATTTTAACATTCCTTTATTAACAATTTACGTGCTTTTATTAACAAAAAGGCACTTTTTTGTACTTCAAATTTGCGTGAACCCTTAATCCGTCTATATTTGTTAAGCTATTAAGCAAAAAATATAATATTCAATTAATTTAAAAATCAATTTATTATGAACAAGTCAGATTTAATCGATGCAATGGCTGCAGATGCAGGAATTTCTAAAGTAGCAGCTAAAGCAGCTTTAGAGTCTTTTACAGATAATGTAACTTCTGCTTTAAAAGGTGGTGATAAAGTTGCATTAGTTGGTTTTGGTACTTTCTCTGTTTCTAACAGAGCTGCTAGAACAGGAAGAAACCCACAAACTGGAAAAACTATCCAAATTGCTGCTAAAAACGTAGCAAAATTTAAAGCTGGAGCTGGATTAAGCGATGCTGTAAACTAAAACATTTTAGTTTTAAATATAAAAAGCTCTCTTTTTTAAAGAGGGCTTTTTTTTATGATTTTTTTTCTTATATTTAAAAAAACAAAAATCTACCTTGAAACCCTATAAAGGAAAACTTCTAATTGCAGAACCTTCTATCTTAAACGATAGCTCTTTTAATAGAGCCATTATTTTATTAACGGAACATACTTCTAGCAACTCTGTAGGTTTTATATTAAACAGACCACTTAATTATTCTGTTAATGATTTAATACCAGATATAGACTGCTCATTTACTATTTATCAAGGTGGACCTGTGGAGCAAGACAATTTGTATTTTGTTCATAAAATACCAGACTTAATTCCTGAAAGTATAGAAGTAGCAAATGGTATTTATTGGGGTGGTAATTTTAGCTCTTTAAAAGATTTGTTGAATAATAACTTATTAAACGAATCTGACATTCGTTTTTTCTTGGGATATTCTGGTTGGAGCAAAAATCAGTTAGAAGATGAAATGAACCAAAATTCTTGGTTTATTGCCGATAATGATTTTGATAACATTCTTTCTATTGAAGAAGAGAATCTATGGAAAAACAAATTATTACAAAAAGGTGGTAATTATAAGCTTTGGGCAAATGCACCTAGCGATTTTAATTTAAATTAATTACCTGCAATTTGTACAATTTTTAAATTGTTTGCAAGCTTCTCTCCTATTTCCGTTTTAAAAGATTTCTTTTTATAATTTGTTACAGGCTGTATACCAATAATGGCATTGGTTATAAAAACTTCATCTGCTTTTTGAATTTCGAAAGGAGAAATTACTGTTTCCTCAACTTTATAAGTATCATTTTTAGATATTATTTCAATTACTTTTTTTCTAACAATACCTTTAATACAACCTTCAGTTAAAGCAGGCGTTTTTATAATGTTGTCTTTAATTATAAAAATATTTCCATTTGTAACCTCTACAACTCCTTTTCTTTCATTTAATAAAATACAATTATCTAAATCATTTTCATCAGCAAAAATACTTGCCAATGTATTTATCATTCTATTATTTGTTTTTATAGTTGACAAAAGTCCAGAATAATTATAAAAATCTTTATACAAATCGATGTTGTATTCCTTTTTAATTTGATAAGAAGTTTCATTTACTTCTAATAAATAGTCTATTTTATTAGTCTTTGGAGTATATAAACCTCCATCTTTTCTGTAAATATTAAGTCTAACTCTATAAGAGGCAGCTTGATCTTGTACAGCAACTGTTTTTAAAATTTCTTTTTCAAGAAACTCTAAAGTAAACTCCATAGGAATTTTCATACGTAACATTCTCATAGAAGCCATTAATCTAAAATAATGGTCTTCCCAGAATACGACTTTTTTATTGATAACTTTTACCGTTTCAAAAATTGAATCTCCATATTTAAAGCCTCTATTTTCTGAAGATAGTTTTACGTTTTCTGCAAACAATAATTCACCATTAAAATTAATCATATCTAAAATTTAAAAAAGACAAAATTACTATAAATAAGTAGATTTTACGCATAAAAAAACTCAACAAATTATGTTGAGTTTTTATGTTTTAAAAAGAAGTTTTAAGCTCCTATCGTATGTCTTAATTCATCAATTTGATTTTCCCAAAGTTGTTTTGCTTCATCTACTTCATCTTCATCTTCTGCAAAATCTGTAATTATTAAAGAAACATCTTTTGTTAATGGGTCTACTTGTATGTTAATTTCAAAGAAACTATCATCAGCTTCACTTTCTAGCCATTTCCAACGAATTCTTTCACCCGTTTTTTTTGTAATTAATTCTGCTTTTTCCTCTACTCCTTCCCAAGTAAAACTAAAAATTTTACCTCTAGAGTTAACTTTATCTGCAAACCATTCTTGTAAATTAGATGGCGAAGAAATATACTGATACAGCATATTAGGCGATGCATGAATAGGAATTTCTAGTTCAAATTTTACTTTATCCATTGTGTTTTCTTAAGTTAGCAATATAGGTATTATATTCTATTTAAAAAAAATTAAAACACCTCTTGCTAGTTTATAAAAATCGATTATATTTGCACCCTCAAAACCTAATGGCGAGGTAGCTCAGTTGGTTAGAGCGCAGGATTCATAACCCTGAGGTCACGGGTTCAAATCCCGTTCTC harbors:
- a CDS encoding RecQ family ATP-dependent DNA helicase; the encoded protein is MISPKEILKKYWGFSEFRNPQEEIITAVLEQKDVIALLPTGGGKSVCFQVPALAKEGVCLIISPLIALMQDQVENLKNLGIKATTIPSGVKQDEIITLFDNIKFGSIKFLYISPERLQSTFIQQKIKELNVNLVAIDEAHCISEWGHDFRPSYRNIKVLRELIPNVNFIALTATANKRVLNDIEENLDLKNPQVFKKSFLRGNLAYQIFTVEDKLQRLLQIFTKTKSPAIVYVNSRKKTIEISNFLNANNFKSGFYNAGLSSIEKKISFTNWMTEKTPIIVATNAFGMGIDKPNVGIVVHYNLPTSIENYVQETGRAGRNNKKSFAALLQNENDILLFKKQTEKSLPSITDIKEVHRKLYQYFRIANGEIFEESFPFNLLEFSKKYNFSTFKVDAILKILSNNGIIEISNNYNEKSTLQFTATHKNVLNYIDKNKILKNFTNSILRTYGGLFEQEMKVNEFIIAKKTGITSQQVVTNLKRLEEDGLLIYKPIISDVEITFLVPREDDKTINRFSREIAQLIHQKKKKAADFISFIKNDSICRSIQVLGYFDEKTNHKCGICDVCLSERKISKKNISFAILKLLENNKNLSSQEISLNLETNEQDILIHLRYLLSENKLILNHLNKYQLNK
- the fmt gene encoding methionyl-tRNA formyltransferase, producing MRDLRIVFMGTPDFAVTILKHLVENNYNVVGVITATDKPAGRGRKLNESAVKKYATSQNLTILQPKNLKNEEFHQELKDLNANLQIVVAFRMLPKAVWQMPEFGTFNLHASLLPEYRGAAPIHWSIINGETKTGATTFFIDDKIDTGEIILQEEVAILETETVGNLHDKLMFLGAELVAKTVDYIKLGNVDTKKQPELEEKSAPKLNPDNCKIDWTDTLDNIYNKIRGLNPFPAAWTIIKNDDEDISAKIYAIEKEVEDHNFTIGKIVTTKKTLKVAVAKGFINIVELKLSGKKKMDAKSLLNGFTFSSEAKMM
- a CDS encoding HU family DNA-binding protein; translation: MNKSDLIDAMAADAGISKVAAKAALESFTDNVTSALKGGDKVALVGFGTFSVSNRAARTGRNPQTGKTIQIAAKNVAKFKAGAGLSDAVN
- a CDS encoding YqgE/AlgH family protein, whose translation is MKPYKGKLLIAEPSILNDSSFNRAIILLTEHTSSNSVGFILNRPLNYSVNDLIPDIDCSFTIYQGGPVEQDNLYFVHKIPDLIPESIEVANGIYWGGNFSSLKDLLNNNLLNESDIRFFLGYSGWSKNQLEDEMNQNSWFIADNDFDNILSIEEENLWKNKLLQKGGNYKLWANAPSDFNLN
- a CDS encoding aminotransferase class IV: MINFNGELLFAENVKLSSENRGFKYGDSIFETVKVINKKVVFWEDHYFRLMASMRMLRMKIPMEFTLEFLEKEILKTVAVQDQAASYRVRLNIYRKDGGLYTPKTNKIDYLLEVNETSYQIKKEYNIDLYKDFYNYSGLLSTIKTNNRMINTLASIFADENDLDNCILLNERKGVVEVTNGNIFIIKDNIIKTPALTEGCIKGIVRKKVIEIISKNDTYKVEETVISPFEIQKADEVFITNAIIGIQPVTNYKKKSFKTEIGEKLANNLKIVQIAGN
- a CDS encoding START-like domain-containing protein, yielding MDKVKFELEIPIHASPNMLYQYISSPSNLQEWFADKVNSRGKIFSFTWEGVEEKAELITKKTGERIRWKWLESEADDSFFEINIQVDPLTKDVSLIITDFAEDEDEVDEAKQLWENQIDELRHTIGA